One genomic region from Luteitalea sp. encodes:
- a CDS encoding type II toxin-antitoxin system RelE/ParE family toxin, whose amino-acid sequence MPRRLIVRPLAEVDLADAARWYDDEQAGLGAKFLSEVSRTLARIRERPLQFPIVWRGVRRALLHTFPYAVYFRASDDVIVILAVLHQRRNPKVWQRRAR is encoded by the coding sequence TCGTTCGACCACTCGCCGAGGTCGATCTCGCGGATGCCGCAAGATGGTACGACGACGAGCAAGCCGGACTTGGGGCGAAGTTCCTCAGCGAAGTCAGCCGGACGCTCGCACGCATTCGTGAGCGGCCACTCCAGTTTCCGATCGTGTGGCGCGGCGTCCGGCGGGCGCTCCTGCACACGTTCCCGTACGCCGTCTACTTCCGTGCGTCCGATGATGTGATTGTCATCCTGGCCGTGCTGCATCAGCGCAGGAACCCGAAGGTCTGGCAACGACGGGCGCGCTAG